The Musa acuminata AAA Group cultivar baxijiao chromosome BXJ1-8, Cavendish_Baxijiao_AAA, whole genome shotgun sequence genomic sequence TATATCTCACTTCAATAGTGGTagaaaaagttaatttttaatatttcatatattatctcagtttaaagataaaaaatacccATACTTATTTTAGTTAATTTTATAAAAGACGATATCGAAAATATATCTAGTAACATTACTTTGATGGTTAACTTAGTTTTGGCTTGTCATTAGTGAAAAAGagtcataaattaaaatattcagataatattaataaatttagaatgaaaacataataagaaATGTCTATATTATGCAATGTTGATTTTAATTAATAATCATTATcgattcaaaaattttaaataatatcagaatatttttctttaatatcatACTAATATGATATTTTCGGGTCTGAGATGACATTATATCTAAACTTAAGTTCAGGGGTCTcgattgataaaaataataataataataataaattaagagGTGGTAGATGTAAGAGTAATTTCATTTTAAGGATAAAAAATATCCATATCCTACATCTTATTTTAGTTAATTTTATAAAAGACGATATCAAAAGTATATATGGTAACATCACTTTTACGGTTAACTTAGTTTTGGCTTGTCACCGGTGAAAAAGagtcataaattaaaatattcagataatattaataaatttagaatgaaaacataataagaaATATCTATATTATGCAATGTTGATTTTAATTAATAATCATTATCGgttcaaatatttaaataatatcaaaatatttttctttaatatcatACTAATACGATATTTTCGGATCTGAGATGACACTATATCTGAACTCTAGTTCAAGTGTCTCAAGTCTTATCTCgattgaaaaaataaaaacaaaaataaattaataggTGATGGATGTAAGAGTAATTTCAAGGATAAAAAATATCCATATCCTACATCTTATTTTAGTTAATTTTATAAAAGACGATATCGAAAGTATATTCGGTAACATCACTTTGATGATTAACTTAGTTTTGGCTTGTCATCGGAACGAGagtcataaattaaaatattcaaataatattaataaatttagAATGAAAACATAACAAGAAATGTCTATATTATGCAATGttgattttaattaataataattatcgattaaatttttttaaataatatcaaaatatttttctttaatatcatACTAATATGATATTTTCGGGTATGAGATGACACTATATCTGAACTCAAGTTCAAGTGTCTCgcaattgataaaaaataataataataataaattaatagatGATGGATGTAAGAGTAAGATATAGTCCTCGGAATAGTTTTAAATTCTTTAAATTATAGCATCATATATTTATGATATTAGATAATGATTTGATCAAATAACGATGGTTTTTGGTTAGATTAATCGATGGAGGTAAGTTAAAACAGATTGACTTCACAAGCATCCCAGCAATGGAAATGCCCCCACAAATGTCTTTTCTTGCAAGGAAATATAGTTGCGTATTGCCCTCAATCCAAGGGAATGAAGAAGGCTCATCAACTCATGCACTTGTCCCTCCTTCGTGCTCTCCTTCGGCTACACAGCCTACCGACGACCAAGATTCATCCTGCTCTATTCTAAGATTTACCATCGATTTGTCTTGGCATCGAATCCCACGGACGACTTTCCTGAACCGATCCGCTGCAAACCGAGTCGCACCTGACTACGTTAATTCGCACTAAAATAATGAACATGGGCCACGTGGAGATATCTGAGACGGAGTGTAAGAAACCATGGGTGCTTCTACTGAGGTAGAGATCGCACGTTACCCCACCTGCGGCTctgccccccctctctctctctttctcgcatCGTCGACTACGATGCCGGAGCGAAGAGGAGAAGATATATACGTGATGAGGAGGCGAATCCAAGCGCAGGAAAAGGGCCAAGTCGTGGAACTGCCCGATTCGAATTCGACTCGCTTCTCTCCCCGTTGATGCCGCGGTTTCTTGGATGATTTCGTCGCTATTCGTAGATTCCCTTCCGCATTTCGCCTCTTGTTGCTCGATTTCGTTCATAATTTTGATCCGTCTTCCGACTTTGAGAACCCTAGCTGGGGTTTGCTCCCTCGGATTCTAGGGTTTTTGCTGCGATTCTGATCGGGTACCGCCCTAGGGTTCCGAATCTTTGGTTCGATTGGAAGCTCCGCCTAGGGTTTCGTGTCCCATGGCGGATTGACGATGGTGCGGCTGCTGGGATTGAGGAGCTTCGGGCTCGATCCGTCCCCCCGCGAGATAACCCGGACGGGGCCCGTCTCCGGGGAGGgaagcggcggcggtggcggggaGAAGGGGTGGCTGATCCGGTTCTTTGATTCGGCCTTCTTCTGCGAGTGGATCGCCGTGAGCTATCTCTACAAGCACGACCACGATGGCGTCCGGGATTACCTCTGCAACAGGATGTACACCCTCCCCCTTCCGGGAATTGAGAGCTACCTCTTCCAGATCTGTTACATGCTTATTTACAAGCCGAGCCCTTCCCTTGACAAATTCGTCATTGATACGTGCTCTAAGGCCCTCCGGATCGCCCTTAAGGTCCACTGGTTCCTCATGGCGGAGCTCGAGGACTCTGAGGACAGTGAGGGGATCAGCCGGATCCAGGAGAAGTGTCAGATCGCTGCCACACTAATGGGCGAGTGGCCACCGCTGGTCCGGCCGCCACCTCCCCCACCTAGCACTCCATCCAGCCCCAAGAGCAACCCGGTGCTTAATCGGTTACTATCCTCCAAGCAGAAGCTGTTGTCACTGGCATCATCATCAACATTGGGCTCTAGTCCCTTGGGCGATGAGGCCAGCCGAGGCAACAACGGCAATGATGGTAACAACAAGGGCTTGCTGTCTTCAGAGGAAAACAAGCTTTTAAAGAAACTGATCCCAGGGCCAAAAGTACGAGATGCATTGCTCTTTAGGAAGTCCTTGGAAAGGGACGGGGAGGACGAGCCAGAAAAGGAGGGGTTTTTAAGAAGTCTTCTTAGGGATAGCAAGGGCAAGGAGGAGGATGCAGATAAAGATGGATTCTTTCGGAGACTTCTCAGAGATAGCAAGGATGAAGAAGATGAGCTGACTGCAAGCTCAGAGGGTTTTCTCAAGAGGTTGTTTCGTGATAAAGAAGAGAAGTTAGGCGAGGATGATGAGAAGGAGGGGTTCTTTCGGAGGATTTTCAAAGACAAGAGTGAGGAGAAGAAAGACGGTGGGCATGATAAGAATGAGGGGGAAGATAAGGCCAGTGACAATATTGAGGTCGATGAGAAGGAGAATTTCTTTCATAGGCTTTTCAAAGAGAAGCATGAAGGAAGAAAAGATAATGTCTACGAGAGAAATGAGCAGAAAGACAAGGCTAATGGGAGTATTGAGGAAGAAAAAGATGGTTTTTTCCGTAGGATTTTTAAGGATaagaatgaagaaaaaaaagagagtggGCATGATAAGAGCGAAGAGGGGGTAAAGGTCAATAGGAGTCCTGAGGAAGATGATAAAGATAGGTTCTTCCATAGGTTTTTCAAAGAAAAGAGTGAAGAAAAAAAGGATGGTGGGCATAATAGGGATGAAGAGGACAAGTCCAAGAAAAATATCGAGGATGACAGTATTTTTCGCAGGCTTTTCAAGGACAAGAATGAAGAAAAAAAGGCTGTTGGACATGATAAGCACGAGAATGATAAATGTAACAGAAGCATAGAGGAAGTGGAAAAGGAGGGTTTCTTTCATAGGCTTTTCAAGGACAAGCATGAGGACAAGAAAGTTGAAGGCCatgatagaaatgaggaagatagtAAGGGTAGCGAGGTTTTTGAGGGGGAAGAGACTTCAGAAATTTTGTCATTTCGTAGGTTGTTCAGGGTTCATCCTGAAGAGTCAAAGTCTTCAAGTACCAATGACAATGGTACCCTTGAGAACAGTCCTGGTGCAGAGAATTTCTTCCGGCGGTTGTTTCGAGACCGAGATCGATCTATAGAAGATTCCGAGTTACTTGGTGCGAAGATCCAGAAGGATGTAAGAGTTGGGTTTATTTTGACTTAAATTTAATACATTAAGCTTCTAGACAAGTTGTTTGTTTGGTGCAAATGTTAAATTATTTAGTTTCATTCTGGATGTCTCTCTTGCTTTTCTGATTAATCTACCTAAACTCTGCAAGCTTCGACTCCCAATTTTTTGATAATGTGTTCCCATTGTTGTCATCTCATAATGAGTGGCTTAACTGTAAGGATGAGGTGTTGCATCATTTTTTTGAGTTACTTTCTATTGTATTTTGGAAACCAATATTTCGGCAATTATGCTAACTTTTGTTTTGTTTAccgtgaaatataaatttatccttTATGCTTTTCATAATATCTACCCTTTGTGAGATAAACATTTAGTCCATTTTCTTCCAAAAAAGAAATTCTTAATACatttaataatattttgaatAAATATGCATAATCTGTGGAGCTGATATGCATATCCTTTCTTTACTCTTAGTTTGAGACCAAGAGCATTTGTTAATCTTCAAAAGATGAAAAATTTGATGCGAATATTTTGAACCCATCAGATTCTTTTTGATATGAAGCAACTTTGCTGAGGTTGGTACATGGATTTGGTTTGTTAAGAAAGCATACTGTGAAGAATAATGTTCAATTGTTTTTGACATCCAGTGCTAGTCATTTAGTCCTTGATGTTCATATAACTCAAACGGTTAATTTGGGTGCCTGTACTGGACTTTGTTATTGTTATCATGGCAGCAGTTTTTGTTGATTCTTTCTTAAGATATTTTATACGTGTTGGTACCTTATCTTGAAGTGCTAAACTACAGCATGATCATGGTCCACATGATCCATACTTCTGCTTGTCTAATAATCAGCAAACTTACATATTAGCTGATCTGCTCCAATGTGTATTGATATAACATTTTTTCTTGCTAGCTTTCATATAGATATGTTCTTAAAGGACATGTTGGCTGATGTATAGGAGTTAACTTTTATGCATTGCAGAAATGTCCTGGGTCACCAAGACAGCAGAATGAAAAGtcatatggaaaaccacctttaCCTAATAATGTGATATCAGAAATTCGGAAAGGTTCTTACCATGCTTCATTGGAATTTGTTCAGTCATTATGTGAGACATCATATGGCCTGGTGGACATCTATCCCATTGAAGATCGCAAAATTGCACTTCGAGAGGTTGAATCACTTTCTAATGATATTCACATTTACTCTCTATAGACAACCTTTTCTTAATTTGACTTCTGAATACTttcttttttcattatttttctttcagACTCTCACCGAGATCAATTCTCATATTGCTGAGGCCCAAAAGGATGGAGGTGCTTGCCTTCCTCAAacgttttctcttttttttgtggCTTATCTTGTAGGATCTTTGTGTGTGTACATTTTACATTCATATTCTATAGGTTTGAACCTTGAATATTTCTTGGGTTTCATATTTAACATGATTTATCTGTCGTTAAAAGTATGATTCATAATTGCTGTTTTTACATATAATCTGCTTGTACTGCCTATGTATTTGCATTTTATTTGTATCAATCAACAGTTGCTGTGCAACCTGTTACAGGGGAAAAGATTTGGCAGCTTTTTATAATCTGATCAAGCCAAGGGATGGTTGTGGTGTAGATAGTTTTGCTTTACATGAAGTGTGAAGTGCATTAAGGGATTTGAAACTTGTTTTTTTAGTTTTTACACTTACCATATTCTTATTTTGATCCATATAGATGCATAATGGCAAGTATTTGTCCATCTTTGGCTGACACAAGGACTGAGGAGTTCTTGTTGGTTATGAAACTGTTGCAGTTATTGCATTTTGAAGAGTATTGTGTGTTTCTAATAAGCTAATATATTCACTATTTTTATATATTAGTTCCATTCTGGAGATATCTCCTTGGTGAGTTTCAAATGTCATTGACAATTGATTCAATGTCATTGGtgagtttttgttatatggtggagATATCTCCTATCATGTTATGCATAATGTCATGCTTAGATGtttttatatatgtttgtggTCCATTCTGGAGCCATGTTGGAAATTGTGATAAAGCTCTGGAAATTGGATTTTGTTTCCCTGTGAATGATAGTTTGTGTGCAGATTAATCAAAAAAGGGATTTACaatgatgcattgaacttggggttaTATTTCAGCCATCTTTTCAAGAGAATGCTACAGAAAATATGCCAATAAATTTGGTTATTCATGGCTGTAAATGATAACATACTAGCTTTATTAGTCTCCTTTTCCTCCCTGAATCTTGTTATTTTGGTTTCATTAATATCCTCCTATCCCTCTTTGCACCTCAGCAAGTGCCAATAATGTTTCCTCTCTTCCTTTGAATATCCTACATCTTTACTCATGATTCTGGTGACTAGTGCTGAGATCAAGCCTCCTTTGGCCAAATCTCCGTCTGAAATACCTGCTTCAGAGTCCCCAGAGATTCTGGCCCGGTTGTCAACCACCATCTTAGAGTGATGTGGTTCTCTCTTGATGGTGGTAGCTAGAGGCACCCTTATACTGAAGCTACCAGGAGCTTGGGATGGGGGCTGACTTCCATTCTTTTATCCTTTCCTTCTTTCCTGAAAGGGAGTCCTTTCTTACCTTTTTGACTTTCTCTGCTCCATCATTTCAAATGACCCATGCTTCTGCTTTGATGGCATAAATGCCATTCCACTTCTCTATTATTTAAGAAAAAGCTTAGGTGTGCAATGAATAATTGTTTTTGCAAATTTGATCTCACCCATAAAGTAGCAAATACTTTCTTGAATTATGAATAGAGATTATGTACCATAGCAATACTTTATGAAATAGTTCTATATGCTTAAAAAATTGTATGGCATGTGCTACTAAGTTACTAAGCACCTTCAACATGTTTATCCAGCAGAGTACTGCTTACAAACTTGCTctaatagattgaaaatttttgtattgttGTCAATAATATCAGAAATTAAATAAATCTTGCTTCATAATTCAACTTTCTTATTCATTAATTGTTGTATCCTAGTCCCAACTGATTATATCCTCTCCTACAAGTTGGAGAAACATGATATGCCTGACGGAAGATATTTGACAAGTTTTTAAAAGGTGTACCAGAATGTTTATTTGCTTTAAGTCCGGTTCTGATGTATTTTAGTCTTactcttaattttatttaaatataatatctaCTTCATAAGATTATGAGAGATATTGCTTGATATTTGTTGCTAGATTTCTTTTCCTTGGTTCGGAATTTGTGTAGCCTAAGGTAATGGCTGTTCCATTCAGTCTTTTTTACTTCTAACAATATGTAATGGGCTCATGTATCATTATAGGAGTGTGCTTTCCAATGGGAAAGGGAATGTATCGGGTGGTTCATATACCTGAAGACGAAGCTGTTCTCCTTAACTCCAGGGAGAAGGCACCTTACCTAATATGCGTTGAGGTTTTAAAATGTGAAACACCCAGGTATGTGAGACTTTGGAAAAGGCTACTTGAAATTATCTTTAATTGTCAGAATGCGATCATGCAAATCAAGTTTCAGTGAGTCTTTTAGATGTTATAGTTGGTGCTTCTAAGGATTTGTTTGACTTAGATTTATTtagcaattgatgactatgatcaTTTGGTATGTCCTGTAGATGAGTATAGGTTGTGATGTTGCATTCATCTTTGGTATGATTTTCTTTTTCAGTCATACAAAGGCATCTTCTGATGCTCAAAAGCTCTCTAGCAGAGGAATTCCGTTGGCCAATGGAGACGCACAATTGCCAAAACCTCCTCCATGGGCATATCCTCTATGGAGTAAAAATGACATTTATAGTTATGATGCTGATGGGATGTTAAAGTCTACCTCCCAGGCTATTGATCAAGCAATGGCTAAGTTATGGGAGGCAAAAGTAAAATTTGTCGATGTTCGTTTCTCAATTGAAAATAAGTTGGTTGACCACTCAGAGGCTAGTCAGGAGATTGACTCAGAATGGAAGACCCAACAAGCTACAGTAAATCATGAAAATCTGGCTAGCAAGTCAACCACAGATAACGATCGAACTTTGGAATGGATTACAGTTAATTTATCTGCAGTCCCGGGGATTAACATGGAAGATGTAGAAGATCAAGAGCCATCACGTCCAAAAGATCATCGTCGTGTTCCAAGCACAATTGCCATTGAGGAAGTAAAGGTGGGCCTGTAAGTGAAATGTATTGTTATATGTTCCGTTCATTTGGTTGTTTATAATTGGATCAGATCTTTTGAGAATTTGTACGTGGTTCTCGTTTTTTAATTGTGCTCATGTCAAGAGAACTTATCAATGATTTCACATGTCACATATTTGAATTGAATTTGCTGTTGGcagttatattttatttatatttatattttttatttgatgttGACTGTTAGTCCTATACAAGTAATATGATGTTGTCTCTGATAATTCATATATTTGGCGTAATAAATTGAATTGAAGTCGAATTGAGCTGCATCAAAAATGGAAATAATAGAAAACGGGTGTGGTGTATGTTATAATTCAATTCAAGTTTTGGATTGACTTTCACTGTTTCATCTTTTTTTTGTTGCACACTGAAAGCCTTTAACTTTAGCTAGAGTGTTTGCATTATCTCTAGTACTGATTTCTTGGTCACTATCAGTTCCGTGTTTATATTTCTTCTATTTAATTAGGAAGAACAATTGTCGAAAGACAGCATGTATGTCCATCGTATTTCTTATGAAATATCTATCTGGATGACCTGTTTGGTTCTATTGTGTTATGTGTATTCCAAGCCACCAAATAGGCATATGAAACTCGGTACTTCACTGATAGATTTAATATTCTGCCTTTTGTAGGCAGCAGCAGCAAAGGGACAGACTCCCCCTGGACTTCATCTGAAAGGAGCTGGACAGGATTTGCAGAATGCGGAACCAAAGGTGGTGACTTTTTCTTTTGCTTCTTCATTTTACTTGAAGACCTTCTGAGTGGAGTATGCAACGCCCTATTATAGGTGATGAATGGTTGCATCCCAAAACCAAGTGATGCTTTGTCTGGTGAACTCTGGGAGGTGAAGAAAGAGAGAATTCGGAGGTTATCAGCATATGGAAAGTCACCTGGTTGGGACTTGCGTTCTGTGAGTAACAATCTTTCTTCACTTTTACCTGGTTATGAAGGTTAATTGTGTAGATGAAATCAcggattgaaattttgtaccgtaccgaagtttcaagattcgctcggtacagtacgatGCTGTATACCAAGTAAAAAAAATGGGCGATTGCCTCATCGCCCTTTTTGGCGTGTGGGGAGAataaggtttcttctccccatgtagACAGAAAATCGAGGCGATGTCGTCtcgttataaatatatatatatatacatatatatacatatatacatacatatatatacatatatacatacatatatatacatatatacatacatatatatatatatatatatacatacatatatatatatatatatatatatatatatatatatatatatatatatatatatatatatatatataagttaaaaaaaaggCGATTGGCTCGTCGCCCTTTTTGGCGCGTGGGGAGTAGAAACCGAGGTTTcgcctctttatatatatatatatgtatatatatatatacatatatacatatatatatacatatatgcacacatatatatatgtatatatatctatatatatatataagttaaaaaaaaagatcGTTTTCTACCTGCGACGTCACCTCTTTTCGGCCCGCGCGGAAAAGGGAGAAGAAACTatttcttctccccgcgcaaaAAAGGGCGACAAGGCGGCCACATCGCCTCGTTGCCTCGTTTCTTCTGCtttcgtggggagaagaaacgctgCCTCgacgctcggtttcttctccccgcgacgccgaggattcttctccccgcacggatgaggagaagtcgtcgacaacgccgaggcctcgtcgcctcagacgaggagggagagcggcG encodes the following:
- the LOC135583905 gene encoding phosphatidylinositol 4-kinase beta 1-like isoform X1 produces the protein MVRLLGLRSFGLDPSPREITRTGPVSGEGSGGGGGEKGWLIRFFDSAFFCEWIAVSYLYKHDHDGVRDYLCNRMYTLPLPGIESYLFQICYMLIYKPSPSLDKFVIDTCSKALRIALKVHWFLMAELEDSEDSEGISRIQEKCQIAATLMGEWPPLVRPPPPPPSTPSSPKSNPVLNRLLSSKQKLLSLASSSTLGSSPLGDEASRGNNGNDGNNKGLLSSEENKLLKKLIPGPKVRDALLFRKSLERDGEDEPEKEGFLRSLLRDSKGKEEDADKDGFFRRLLRDSKDEEDELTASSEGFLKRLFRDKEEKLGEDDEKEGFFRRIFKDKSEEKKDGGHDKNEGEDKASDNIEVDEKENFFHRLFKEKHEGRKDNVYERNEQKDKANGSIEEEKDGFFRRIFKDKNEEKKESGHDKSEEGVKVNRSPEEDDKDRFFHRFFKEKSEEKKDGGHNRDEEDKSKKNIEDDSIFRRLFKDKNEEKKAVGHDKHENDKCNRSIEEVEKEGFFHRLFKDKHEDKKVEGHDRNEEDSKGSEVFEGEETSEILSFRRLFRVHPEESKSSSTNDNGTLENSPGAENFFRRLFRDRDRSIEDSELLGAKIQKDVRKCPGSPRQQNEKSYGKPPLPNNVISEIRKGSYHASLEFVQSLCETSYGLVDIYPIEDRKIALRETLTEINSHIAEAQKDGGVCFPMGKGMYRVVHIPEDEAVLLNSREKAPYLICVEVLKCETPSHTKASSDAQKLSSRGIPLANGDAQLPKPPPWAYPLWSKNDIYSYDADGMLKSTSQAIDQAMAKLWEAKVKFVDVRFSIENKLVDHSEASQEIDSEWKTQQATVNHENLASKSTTDNDRTLEWITVNLSAVPGINMEDVEDQEPSRPKDHRRVPSTIAIEEVKAAAAKGQTPPGLHLKGAGQDLQNAEPKVMNGCIPKPSDALSGELWEVKKERIRRLSAYGKSPGWDLRSIIVKSGDDCRQEHLAVQLVSHFYDIYQEAGLPLWLRPYEVLVTSSYTALIETIPDTASIHSIKSRFPNISSLRDYFVAKYEENSPNFKLAQRNFVESMAGYSILCYLLQVKDRHNGNILLDEEGHIIHIDFGFMLSNSPGGVNFESAPFKLTRELLEVMDSDAEGTPSEFFDYFKVLCIQGFLTCRKHAERIILLVEMLQDSGFPCFKGGIRTIQNLRKRFHLSLTEEQCVSLVLSLISSSLDAWRTRQYDYYQRVLNGIL
- the LOC135583905 gene encoding phosphatidylinositol 4-kinase beta 1-like isoform X2; translation: MVRLLGLRSFGLDPSPREITRTGPVSGEGSGGGGGEKGWLIRFFDSAFFCEWIAVSYLYKHDHDGVRDYLCNRMYTLPLPGIESYLFQICYMLIYKPSPSLDKFVIDTCSKALRIALKVHWFLMAELEDSEDSEGISRIQEKCQIAATLMGEWPPLVRPPPPPPSTPSSPKSNPVLNRLLSSKQKLLSLASSSTLGSSPLGDEASRGNNGNDGNNKGLLSSEENKLLKKLIPGPKVRDALLFRKSLERDGEDEPEKEGFLRSLLRDSKGKEEDADKDGFFRRLLRDSKDEEDELTASSEGFLKRLFRDKEEKLGEDDEKEGFFRRIFKDKSEEKKDGGHDKNEGEDKASDNIEVDEKENFFHRLFKEKHEGRKDNVYERNEQKDKANGSIEEEKDGFFRRIFKDKNEEKKESGHDKSEEGVKVNRSPEEDDKDRFFHRFFKEKSEEKKDGGHNRDEEDKSKKNIEDDSIFRRLFKDKNEEKKAVGHDKHENDKCNRSIEEVEKEGFFHRLFKDKHEDKKVEGHDRNEEDSKGSEVFEGEETSEILSFRRLFRVHPEESKSSSTNDNGTLENSPGAENFFRRLFRDRDRSIEDSELLGAKIQKDKCPGSPRQQNEKSYGKPPLPNNVISEIRKGSYHASLEFVQSLCETSYGLVDIYPIEDRKIALRETLTEINSHIAEAQKDGGVCFPMGKGMYRVVHIPEDEAVLLNSREKAPYLICVEVLKCETPSHTKASSDAQKLSSRGIPLANGDAQLPKPPPWAYPLWSKNDIYSYDADGMLKSTSQAIDQAMAKLWEAKVKFVDVRFSIENKLVDHSEASQEIDSEWKTQQATVNHENLASKSTTDNDRTLEWITVNLSAVPGINMEDVEDQEPSRPKDHRRVPSTIAIEEVKAAAAKGQTPPGLHLKGAGQDLQNAEPKVMNGCIPKPSDALSGELWEVKKERIRRLSAYGKSPGWDLRSIIVKSGDDCRQEHLAVQLVSHFYDIYQEAGLPLWLRPYEVLVTSSYTALIETIPDTASIHSIKSRFPNISSLRDYFVAKYEENSPNFKLAQRNFVESMAGYSILCYLLQVKDRHNGNILLDEEGHIIHIDFGFMLSNSPGGVNFESAPFKLTRELLEVMDSDAEGTPSEFFDYFKVLCIQGFLTCRKHAERIILLVEMLQDSGFPCFKGGIRTIQNLRKRFHLSLTEEQCVSLVLSLISSSLDAWRTRQYDYYQRVLNGIL